A window from Centropristis striata isolate RG_2023a ecotype Rhode Island chromosome 2, C.striata_1.0, whole genome shotgun sequence encodes these proteins:
- the nudt19 gene encoding nucleoside diphosphate-linked moiety X motif 19 encodes MNTTLKHWKEAATLILAAGHSRGADTLSSRTPLTAAPGAPPDSSSGPSHLPHKSSFDYDVLLLKRSGKSGFMPNAYVFPGGMVDPSDFSSEWLDIFKSFRNSANFGLRSVTQPVQTRPPLFATDRLKLGSPIPGEVAFRICALRETFEESGLLLVVSKLEERSLLKSIEDRYATDQAQHYSLNDLCSSELTKWRALVNQDPSNFIRMCRELEVLPNIWALHEWSNWLTPIGRYGARRYDTAFFMCCLQEIPHTLEDEKEIVRFQWSTPSEVLKSFKAQEVWIPPPQFYELSRMCRVPLLKDLHNFSSRRATEGCEMWLPVVLQKDDPYISLLPGDKHYPADTPGEAEGDPQDNSALHRIVVTDPYSLTLQITIKPKYNHLLPVLERTSPHDSKSQL; translated from the exons ATGAACACCACTTTGAAGCACTGGAAGGAGGCGGCCACTCTTATTTTAGCCGCAGGCCACAGCCGCGGGGCGGACACTTTATCGTCAAGGACACCACTAACAGCTGCTCCAGGTGCACCGCCGGACAGCAGCTCCGGACCGTCACACCTGCCGCACAAGTCCAGCTTTGACTACGATGTTTTACTGCTTAAACGAAGCGGCAAAAGTGGATTTATGCCTAATGCGTATGTGTTTCCCGGTGGCATGGTGGACCCTTCGGACTTTTCGAGTGAATGGCTCGACATTTTCAAATCGTTCAGGAACTCTGCTAACTTTGGTTTGAGAAGTGTCACCCAGCCGGTGCAGACTCGACCTCCACTGTTCGCCACAGACCGACTGAAACTGGGCTCTCCTATCCCGGGAGAGGTCGCCTTCCGGATCTGCGCCTTGAGGGAGACGTTCGAGGAGTCCGGTCTGCTCCTGGTTGTGTCTAAACTAGAGGAGAGAAGTTTGTTAAAAAGCATAGAGGACAGGTATGCCACTGACCAAGCACAACATTACAGCTTAAACGACCTGTGCAGTAGTGAACTAACCAAGTGGAGAGCTCTGGTGAACCAGGACCCCTCCAACTTTATCAGGATGTGCAGAGAGTTGGAGGTGTTGCCCAACATCTGGGCTTTGCATGAGTGGAGCAACTGGCTGACCCCCATAGGCCGGTACGGTGCGAGGAGGTACGACACCGCTTTCTTCATGTGCTGCCTGCAGGAGATCCCACACACACTTGAAGATGAAAAGGAAATAGTGCGCTTTCAG TGGTCCACACCCTCAGAGGTCCTCAAAAGCTTCAAGGCACAGGAGGTTTGGATTCCCCCTCCACAGTTCTATGAGCTCAGCCGTATGTGCCGCGTCCCTTTGTTGAAAGACCTCCACAACTTCTCCAGCCGGCGTGCCACAGAGGGCTGTGAAATGTGGCTGCCAGTTGTTCTCCAAAAAGATGATCCCTACATATCACTGCTGCCAG GTGACAAACACTACCCAGCAGACACTCCAGGAGAGGCTGAGGGGGATCCTCAGGATAATTCTGCTCTGCACCGTATTGTGGTCACAGATCCATACTCTTTAACTCTACAGATCACCATCAAGCCCAAGTATAATCATCTGCTTCCTGTTTTAGAGCGCACCTCCCCACACGACTCAAAAAGTCAGCTTTGA
- the si:ch73-167i17.6 gene encoding regulator of G-protein signaling 9-binding protein has product MGKDECKTMLDALNKVTACYRHLVIALGSTSDSQNLREELKRTRKKAQELAVANRTKLTSLLKDKTISKEDRAEYERLWVLFSSSMDLLEVDMKRSLEIGQDFPLKVPTRHLIQTGMTGSTTTVAARAMSVQNMKYEADSNIDTADLRDLQSEISQVSQMMEEMELKVQVAPWAVEAKQEAGAELKSNMSVGNSSVGVISICEEEPKEEEGGGNRDAGFASICAVFVFLVIVAVAVVLGYLVINMS; this is encoded by the coding sequence atgggGAAAGATGAGTGCAAAACAATGCTGGACGCTTTGAACAAAGTGACCGCTTGCTACAGGCATTTGGTGATCGCCCTGGGCAGCACCTCGGACTCGCAAAACCTGCGAGAGGAGCTGAAGAGGACCCGCAAAAAGGCCCAGGAGCTGGCCGTGGCCAACAGGACTAAACTGACCTCTCTGCTCAAAGACAAGACCATCAGCAAAGAGGACCGGGCCGAGTATGAGCGCCTATGGGTGCTGTTCTCCAGCAGCATGGATCTCCTGGAGGTGGACATGAAGCGCTCCCTGGAGATAGGGCAGGATTTCCCCCTCAAGGTGCCGACGAGACACCTCATCCAGACGGGAATGACGGGCAGCACCACCACCGTGGCGGCCCGCGCCATGAGCGTGCAGAACATGAAGTACGAGGCGGACAGCAACATCGACACGGCGGACCTCAGGGACCTGCAGTCCGAGATCTCCCAGGTGAGCCAGATGATGGAGGAGATGGAGCTGAAGGTGCAGGTGGCGCCGTGGGCGGTGGAGGCAAAGCAGGAGGCGGGCGCGGAGCTCAAGTCCAACATGAGTGTAGGAAATTCCTCCGTGGGTGTCATCTCCATCTGCGAAGAGGAGCccaaagaggaggagggaggaggcaaCAGGGATGCTGGCTTTGCCTCCATCTGCGCTGTGTTTGTATTCTTAGTCATCGTTGCGGTCGCTGTGGTTTTAGGATATTTGGTCATCAATATGTCCTGA